The Acropora palmata chromosome 10, jaAcrPala1.3, whole genome shotgun sequence genome contains a region encoding:
- the LOC141894969 gene encoding calcium and integrin-binding family member 2-like, producing the protein MGGHHSQFTEEQLKDYQELTYFTQKEILHCHKRFSQLDPEAVKINANAKLPSRKIMTLPELRVNPFKDRICKVFSSSKDGELTFEDFLDMMSVFSENAPKSVKVEYAFRIYDFNEDDYICENDLKRVIQRLCGEQRLSDDNVNALIQKIFEESDLDDDSQLSFAEFEHVISKAPDFVNSFRIRV; encoded by the exons ATGGGGGGACATCATTCTCAATTTACTGAAGAACAACTGAAAGATTATCAG GAACTGACGTACTTTACTCAAAAGGAAATTTTGCA TTGTCATAAACGATTTTCTCAACTTGATCCTGAAGCGGTGAAAATCAATGCAAATGCAAAGTTGCCTTCAAGAAAGATAATGACCTTACCAGAGTTAAGG GTGAATCCATTTAAAGACAGAATATGCAAAGTGTTTTCATCTTCCAAAGATGGGGAACTCACATTTGAAGATTTCTTGGACATGATGTCTGTATTCAGTGAAAAT GCTCCTAAAAGTGTGAAAGTGGAATATGCTTTCAGAATTTATG ATTTCAACGAAGATGACTACATCTGCGAAAATGACTTGAAGCGTGTCATCCAGAGGCTGTGTGGTGAACAGAGATTGTCTGATGACAATGTCAATGCTCTGATTCAAAAG ATCTTTGAAGAATCCGATCTTGATGACGACAGTCAGCTGTCTTTTGCTGAATTTGAGCACGTCATATCAAAGGCTCCGGACTTTGTCAA CTCTTTTAGGATCCGCGTTTAA
- the LOC141894965 gene encoding cationic amino acid transporter 3-like → MFGCKLITGLTRRKTIDFVVSDSPFNRCMNVFDLTALGLSSLLDAGLYVVIGQIAHSVAGPSTIFSFLIAAISSLLAGLCYAEFSSRISRNGSGYIYTYVAMGEIFAFLAGWCMITEFILGSATLARACSEYIDFLFNGLVYTFFKQEIGAWNLPILGPFPDPLAFGLVIIASLIICSGVKQSKRVMDVTVLCNLLVITFIIFVGSYYADTRNWSSIEKFAPFGWTGILAATPSCFFCFIGFDVIPSASEEAINPSLSVPLSILLSLGVSLFAYIAVIVVLTMMVPYYRLTDLAPIAEAFSARAFGGSKYIVSVGAICSMLSSLLASSFSSPRLLYSVAHDGLIFGCFARVDTERKIPLRAVAVSGSLSAILALLFNMQQLVEMVSMATITTYVMVSISVILSRYQPFKNTSTYEDHGAERTHSWLRFSFSRRKDRDQTNPRDDVTKACNASATELTSTIANVTVTIMILSMSALCVSLRIWIADLANNTEPITICFTTLYAFITVASLVVLGVQPQSTASVSFMIPAVPFLPALSIFINLMLLTMLHPLSYVRFASWMAVGMLVYFLYGYHNSIEGNKPRSMELEFETLPGIPVIETSTNQTQYQPTVPTERFQKTVTTALEE, encoded by the exons ATGTTTGGCTGCAAGCTGATAACTGGCCTGACCAGGCGCAAGACGATTGATTTTGTAGTTTCAGACAGTCCATTCAACCGATGCATGAATGTGTTTGATCTAACAGCCCTCGGACTCTCCTCTTTGTTGGATGCAGGGTTGTATGTGGTGATTGGACAAATCGCGCACTCGGTGGCCGGCCCTTCCACCATTTTCTCGTTCTTGATCGCAGCCATTTCGTCTCTCCTAGCGGGATTATGTTACGCCGAGTTCTCCTCCAGGATAAGCCGCAATGGCTCTGGGTATATTTACACTTACGTGGCCATGGGCGAGATATTCGCTTTTCTAGCTGGTTGGTGTATGATAACCGAGTTTATCCTGGGCTCTGCGACGCTAGCGAGAGCTTGCAGCGAGTACATCGACTTTCTCTTCAACGGACTGGTGTACACATTCTTCAAGCAAGAAATTGGAGCTTGGAACTTGCCAATCTTAGGTCCATTTCCGGACCCCTTAGCCTTCGGATTGGTTATAATCGCATCTCTCATCATATGCTCGGGCGTGAAACAGTCCAAACGAGTCATGGATGTTACAGTGTTGTGTAATTTATTGGTAATTACATTCATAATCTTCGTCGGTTCATATTATGCTGATACTAGAAACTGGTCAAGCATAGAAAAGTTTGCTCCTTTCGGTTGGACCGGCATACTGGCTGCCACACCTAGCtgctttttttgctttataGGGTTTGATGTCATACCCAGTGCAAGCGAGGAAGCCATAAACCCATCCCTCTCAGTGCCTCTGTCGATTTTGTTGTCCCTGGGGGTCAGCCTATTCGCCTACATTGCTGTTATAGTTGTGTTAACCATGATGGTTCCTTACTACCGACTCACGGACCTCGCTCCCATCGCCGAAGCTTTCAGCGCACGCGCGTTTGGCGGCTCAAAGTACATCGTCTCGGTCGGCGCCATATGCTCCATGCTCAGTTCCCTTCTGGCCTCCAGCTTTTCCAGCCCCCGCCTCCTCTACTCGGTCGCCCACGACGGGTTGATATTCGGCTGCTTCGCTAGAGTAGACACGGAAAGGAAAATCCCGCTACGCGCCGTGGCGGTGAGTGGCTCTTTAAGCGCGATCTTAGCGCTTCTATTCAACATGCAGCAGCTTGTTGAGATGGTCTCCATGGCAACAATCACGACTTATGTCATGGTATCTATTTCGGTGATTCTGTCACGATATCAACCATTTAAGAACACGTCAACCTATGAGGACCATGGCGCCGAGAGAACACATTCATGGCTCCGCTTTTCGTTTTCAAGGCGCAAGGATAGAGACCAAACTAATCCGCGTGACGATGTCACGAAAGCTTGTAACGCAAGTGCCACAGAATTAACCAGCACCATTGCTAATGTCACGGTCACCATAATGATACTCTCGATGTCTGCGCTATGCGTTTCGCTCAGGATTTGGATAGCTGATCTGGCCAACAATACAGAACCCATAACGATCTGCTTTACAACATTATACGCCTTCATTACAGTAGCTTCTTTGGTTGTTCTTGGAGTGCAGCCCCAGAGCACTGCCTCAGTCTCCTTTATGATCCCAGCAGTTCCGTTTCTTCCCGCACTCAGCATTTTCATTAACCTGATGCTCTTAACAATGCTTCATCCACTCTCTTATGTGCGATTTGCAAGTTGGATGGCAGTAG gGATGCTCGTGTATTTTCTGTATGGATATCACAACAGTATAGAAGGCAACAAACCAAGAAGTATGGAATTGGAGTTTGAAACACTTCCTGGTATACCAGTCATTGAAACAAGCACCAACCAAACACAGTACCAACCTACAGTACCAACTGAGCGATTTCAGAAGACTGTGACTACAGCTCTAGAAGAATAG
- the LOC141894968 gene encoding uncharacterized protein LOC141894968 isoform X2 — protein sequence MNYSGIMAEESGGAGWWGSWGSQFIADVRNKSAEAMTMVKNDLSEFVCTIQHDTSTAVADTANAVKESLKVEEDEPEGTSARIKQGVSSFFDSLSNSLRENIAHVATAAGAVVSDAPEPVFDRMQARLQEIQTDPATFCSEPDGHLAMYEEWCKAFDPEQHKREISELLVNVPEVRALYARLVPSAVTHVLFWQRYFYKVHQLEQEEKKRAALVARANQAQVEELGWGDDDLSDTEELLMEDVIPVVGVGDGHRSTGSSEGSTTVTSVTELAQEGPNKSRVDERKLDGDAVVDIIKEETLTTKEEQKCQVSVEECESLEVKPFQESTEVSAKKIDQTLSTQPSTSNKPVVECPNDSSTQTMKTGADNNATSNREAEAASAHRRDNSSGSVDSSWSKLSEEELKAYSEKGVSKESGSGSGLSSQSSSSGVLVPGVDDKDVDWADDDLELNDDDMTEEEVKLIMQNIAASSEEKAQDQGGGDLDDDDWENWD from the exons ATGAACTATTCGGGCATCATGGCTGAAGAAAG tgGAGGTGCTGGTTGGTGGGGTTCGTGGGGTTCGCAATTCATCGCTGATGTTCGCAACAAG TCTGCTGAAGCTATGACCATGGTGAAAAATGATCTGTCTGAATTTGTGTGTACCATTCAACATGACACCTCAACCGCAGTGGCTGATACAGCAAATGCTGTCAAAGAATCTCTCAAG GTCGAAGAAGATGAACCTGAAGGAACATCAGCTCGTATCAAGCAAG GCGTATCCAGTTTTTTTGATAGCCTTTCTAACAGCTTACGTGAAAATATCGCACATGTAGCGACTGCTGCTGGTGCAGTTGTGTCTGACGCCCCTGAACCAGTCTTTGACAGAATGCAG GCACGACTTCAGGAAATCCAGACAGACCCAGCAACATTCTGCTCAGAACCAGATG GCCACTTGGCAATGTATGAAGAGTGGTGCAAAGCATTTGATCCAGAACAACACAAAAGAGAAATATCAGAACTCCTTGTAAATGTACCTGAAGTCAGGGCTCTCTATGCAAGGCTG GTCCCAAGTGCTGTAACCCATGTGCTATTTTGGCAAAGATATTTCTACAAAGTACATCAGCTTGAACAG GAGGAAAAGAAGAGGGCAGCTCTTGTTGCCAGAGCCAACCAAGCTCAGGTTGAGGAACTTGGATGGGGAGACGATG aTTTGTCGGATACGGAAGAATTGCTAATGGAGGATGTAATCCCTGTGGTTGGTGTTGGAGATGGACACAGATCCACTGGTTCTAGTGAAGGTAGCACGACAGTCACCAGTGTAACAGAGCTAGCACAGGAAGGTCCCAATAAATCGAGAGTAGACGAAAGGAAATTGGATGGGGATGCTGTGGTCGATATTATCAAAGAAGAAACCCTTACCACAAAAGAAGAACAGAAATGTCAGGTTTCAGTTGAAGAATGTGAAAGCTTAGAGGTGAAACCGTTTCAAGAATCAACTGAGGTCTCGGCTAAGAAAATCGACCAAACACTAAGCACACAACCAAGTACTTCAAATAAGCCTGTTGTAGAGTGTCCCAATGATTCTTCAACCCAGACAATGAAAACTGGAGCAGACAATAATGCTACATCCAACAGAGAGGCGGAGGCAGCCTCAGCTCACAGACGCGACAATTCAAGCGGCTCGGTTGATAGTTCGTGGTCCAAACTTAGCGAAGAGGAACTCAAAGCTTATAGTGAAAAAGGAG TGTCCAAAGAGAGTGGTTCTGGGTCTGGCTTGAGTTCTCAGAGTTCGTCCAGTGGAGTGTTGGTTCCTGGTGTAGATGATAAAGATGTAGATTGGGCGGACGATGACTTGGAGCTAAATGATGACGACATGACAGAGGAGGAAGTCAAACTGATCATGCAAAACATTGCAGCGTCCAGTGAAGAAAAAGCACAAGATCAGGGAGGCGGCGATTTGGAT GATGACGATTGGGAAAACTGGGATTAA
- the LOC141894968 gene encoding uncharacterized protein LOC141894968 isoform X1 produces MNYSGIMAEESGGAGWWGSWGSQFIADVRNKSAEAMTMVKNDLSEFVCTIQHDTSTAVADTANAVKESLKVEEDEPEGTSARIKQGVSSFFDSLSNSLRENIAHVATAAGAVVSDAPEPVFDRMQARLQEIQTDPATFCSEPDGHLAMYEEWCKAFDPEQHKREISELLVNVPEVRALYARLVPSAVTHVLFWQRYFYKVHQLEQEEKKRAALVARANQAQVEELGWGDDDLSDTEELLMEDVIPVVGVGDGHRSTGSSEGSTTVTSVTELAQEGPNKSRVDERKLDGDAVVDIIKEETLTTKEEQKCQVSVEECESLEVKPFQESTEVSAKKIDQTLSTQPSTSNKPVVECPNDSSTQTMKTGADNNATSNREAEAASAHRRDNSSGSVDSSWSKLSEEELKAYSEKGAVSKESGSGSGLSSQSSSSGVLVPGVDDKDVDWADDDLELNDDDMTEEEVKLIMQNIAASSEEKAQDQGGGDLDDDDWENWD; encoded by the exons ATGAACTATTCGGGCATCATGGCTGAAGAAAG tgGAGGTGCTGGTTGGTGGGGTTCGTGGGGTTCGCAATTCATCGCTGATGTTCGCAACAAG TCTGCTGAAGCTATGACCATGGTGAAAAATGATCTGTCTGAATTTGTGTGTACCATTCAACATGACACCTCAACCGCAGTGGCTGATACAGCAAATGCTGTCAAAGAATCTCTCAAG GTCGAAGAAGATGAACCTGAAGGAACATCAGCTCGTATCAAGCAAG GCGTATCCAGTTTTTTTGATAGCCTTTCTAACAGCTTACGTGAAAATATCGCACATGTAGCGACTGCTGCTGGTGCAGTTGTGTCTGACGCCCCTGAACCAGTCTTTGACAGAATGCAG GCACGACTTCAGGAAATCCAGACAGACCCAGCAACATTCTGCTCAGAACCAGATG GCCACTTGGCAATGTATGAAGAGTGGTGCAAAGCATTTGATCCAGAACAACACAAAAGAGAAATATCAGAACTCCTTGTAAATGTACCTGAAGTCAGGGCTCTCTATGCAAGGCTG GTCCCAAGTGCTGTAACCCATGTGCTATTTTGGCAAAGATATTTCTACAAAGTACATCAGCTTGAACAG GAGGAAAAGAAGAGGGCAGCTCTTGTTGCCAGAGCCAACCAAGCTCAGGTTGAGGAACTTGGATGGGGAGACGATG aTTTGTCGGATACGGAAGAATTGCTAATGGAGGATGTAATCCCTGTGGTTGGTGTTGGAGATGGACACAGATCCACTGGTTCTAGTGAAGGTAGCACGACAGTCACCAGTGTAACAGAGCTAGCACAGGAAGGTCCCAATAAATCGAGAGTAGACGAAAGGAAATTGGATGGGGATGCTGTGGTCGATATTATCAAAGAAGAAACCCTTACCACAAAAGAAGAACAGAAATGTCAGGTTTCAGTTGAAGAATGTGAAAGCTTAGAGGTGAAACCGTTTCAAGAATCAACTGAGGTCTCGGCTAAGAAAATCGACCAAACACTAAGCACACAACCAAGTACTTCAAATAAGCCTGTTGTAGAGTGTCCCAATGATTCTTCAACCCAGACAATGAAAACTGGAGCAGACAATAATGCTACATCCAACAGAGAGGCGGAGGCAGCCTCAGCTCACAGACGCGACAATTCAAGCGGCTCGGTTGATAGTTCGTGGTCCAAACTTAGCGAAGAGGAACTCAAAGCTTATAGTGAAAAAGGAG CAGTGTCCAAAGAGAGTGGTTCTGGGTCTGGCTTGAGTTCTCAGAGTTCGTCCAGTGGAGTGTTGGTTCCTGGTGTAGATGATAAAGATGTAGATTGGGCGGACGATGACTTGGAGCTAAATGATGACGACATGACAGAGGAGGAAGTCAAACTGATCATGCAAAACATTGCAGCGTCCAGTGAAGAAAAAGCACAAGATCAGGGAGGCGGCGATTTGGAT GATGACGATTGGGAAAACTGGGATTAA
- the LOC141895405 gene encoding uncharacterized protein LOC141895405: protein MVKILSRFFKSSANKNRGFRKRLFLLSFALLAGIICSNLHRDEALDVAMEKRAKRHVLTVGEVLQFPDEYHTRGVLSLPYGDIVEPFEAWYSKRNQMSRIDYYNGMDRTIQRQDLGKHGFACKIVPEYSEIKQKTFTGCLHRRGSKTFPIKAQSIIPAPLYFKYSGEAELNGTDCVKWEHSFTIYDKVNTYTLYTTKRRPLKPLRYEMMGYDTLLSSYYDHYILDYHEFEAWKFSYNVFDIPTDLQCFDFSGERLEKSLGEINPMVEFMPHDASGSPFTLSHSSNFASTTPSPVTSDPLQYLLETLDKMPLINRDILAAPTVANTQRFPARPFTISPSPGPKSTNAFSDAKSEYQVAMRHYEDVVNTLFKSFKTRYKKSYISKREHETRKDIYRHNLRFIKSRNRQHLGYRLKTNHMADMTEEEIERVKGLLKDTNSNAANGGRRFQIPTGKNTLNLPEKVDWAKAGAVNPVRSQGICGSCYAYSVTGAMEGAYFIKTGTLLNLSEQELIDCSWGFGNRGCKGGYPHRAMQWVIKHGGLATEKSYGRYLAQEGLCHFKNTTTGAKLDFYMNITEGNTREMKQAIAFYGPVSILINTQPKSFKFYGSGIYYDQECTHELDHAALAVGYGVEKGEPYWLIKNSWSKAWGDQGYIKIAMKNNNCGVLQKAVVVKIRD from the exons ATGGTGAAAATTCTGTCCCGTTTCTTCAAATCATCTGCAAATAAGAATCGAGGTTTTCGCAAGCGTCtatttcttctttccttcGCACTGCTTGCTG GAATCATCTGTTCCAACTTGCACAGAGATGAAGCCCTGGATGTTGCCATGGAGAAGCGAGCCAAGCGTCATGTGTTGACCGTCGGCGAAGTTTTGCAATTCCCGGATGAGTACCACACAAGAGGTGTGCTCTCGTTGCCTTATGGCGATATTGTGGAGCCTTTCGAAGCTTGGTATTCAAAGAGAAACCAGATGAGCAGAATAGACTACTACAATG GAATGGACAGAACCATTCAACGACAAGATCTTGGCAAGCATGGGTTTGCTTGCAAGATTGTTCCTGAATACTCCGAGATAAAGCAAAAAACCTTCACCGGATGCCTCCATAGGAGAGGGAGCAAGACGTTTCCAATAAAAGCGCAAAGTATCATTCCAGCACCTCTTTACTTTAAA TACTCCGGCGAAGCAGAGCTGAATGGCACAGACTGCGTCAAATGGGAACATTCCTTCACAATTTACGACAAAGTGAACACATACACTTTATACACAACCAAGAGGCGACCACTCAAACCATTGCGCTATGAAATGATGGGGTATGACACTCTGTTGTCATCGTACTATGATCACTATATCCTGGACTACCACGAGTTCGAGGCCTGGAAATTCAGCTACAATGTGTTTGACATACCAACAG ATTTACAGTGCTTCGACTTTTCTGGCGAAAGACTGGAAAAATCACTCGGCGAAATTAACCCAATGGTCGAGTTTATGCCCCATGATGCATCGGGATCACCTTTTACGCTCTCTCACTCGTCGAACTTTGCCTCAACTACTCCATCTCCAGTGACCAGCGACCCATTACAATATCTTTTGGAAACCTTAGACAAAATGCCGCTCATAAATAGAGATATTTTGGCCGCACCCACTGTAGCCAATACTCAGCGGTTTCCGGCGAGACCATTCACGATTTCCCCGTCACCAGGCCCCAAAAGCACAAATGCTTTCAGTGATGCAAAATCGGAATATCAAGTTGCTATGCGACACTACGAAGACGTTGTGAATACGTTGTTTAAGTCGTTTAAAACGAGATACAAGAAGAGTTACATCTCCAAACGAGAACACGAGACGAGAAAAGATATCTATAGACATAATTTGAG ATTCATCAAGTCCAGAAACCGCCAACACTTAGGTTACAGGCTAAAGACAAACCACATGGCGGATATGACCGAGGAAGAAATAGAAAGAGTAAAGGGACTATTGAAAGATACAAACAGCAATGCAGCCAACGGAGGAAGACGATTCCAAATACCAACCGGAAAGAATACCTTGAATCTTCCCGAAAAGGTTGACTGGGCCAAAGCAG GTGCTGTAAATCCTGTTAGAAGTCAAGGAATATGTGGATCGTGCTACGCTTATTCTGTGACGGGGGCGATGGAGGGAGCATATTTTATTAAG ACTGGCACCCTTTTGAATTTATCCGAGCAAGAGCTTATTGACTGTTCTTGGGGGTTTGGTAACCGCGGCTGCAAAGGCGGATATCCCCATCGAGCGATGCAGTGGGTAATCAAGCATGGCGGGCTAGCGACTGAGAAAAGCTATGGGCGATATCTAGCACAG GAGGGACTctgccattttaaaaacacaaCAACGGGTGCAAAACTTGACTTCTACATGAACATTACCGAAGGGAACACGAGGGAAATGAAGCAGGCCATCGCCTTTTACGGTCCTGTCAGTATTCTTATTAACACACAACCGAAGTCATTCAAATTCTATGGATCAGGGATATATTACGACCAAGAGTGCA CTCACGAACTAGATCACGCTGCCTTAGCTGTGGGTTATGGAGTGGAAAAAGGTGAACCCTATTGGCTGATCAAGAACTCGTGGTCCAAGGCTTGGGGTGACCAAGGGTACATCAAGATCGCTatgaaaaataacaactgCGGTGTACTTCAGAAAGCTGTTGTGGTGAAAATCAGAGATTAA